A window of Ruminococcus champanellensis 18P13 = JCM 17042 contains these coding sequences:
- a CDS encoding sigma-E processing peptidase SpoIIGA, translating to MKLVMVMYIYVDVLLILNLYVNYFLLLATGRLMHLPCGRKRCIAAAAVGSLCALTIFLPPMHWALCTLLRFAMGVPVVWICFGRRMRLRDVVCFFVVSMGFGGAMLAVSLWRRPVGMAFNNASLYLDFSPACLLICTVAAYALTCGIRFLVDRSTMTQGHYRVVIRYGPRVIGMEALADSGNLLMDRLSGKPVILCGGAELEQLVQLEGNLTDPAAYAAMAMHCKGMRLIPCATVTGSGVVPVFAPDEVLICEACSGARKPVDALIGIQQERDGAIFNPKLLI from the coding sequence ATGAAACTGGTGATGGTAATGTACATATATGTGGATGTGCTGCTGATCCTGAATCTGTATGTGAACTACTTTTTGCTCCTGGCAACCGGCAGGCTGATGCACCTGCCCTGTGGGCGGAAGCGGTGTATTGCAGCAGCGGCAGTGGGCAGCCTTTGCGCATTGACCATTTTCCTGCCCCCCATGCACTGGGCGTTGTGTACCCTGCTGCGGTTTGCTATGGGGGTGCCGGTGGTGTGGATCTGCTTCGGGCGGCGCATGCGGCTGCGGGATGTGGTGTGCTTTTTTGTGGTGAGCATGGGGTTCGGAGGGGCGATGCTGGCGGTATCCCTTTGGCGGCGGCCGGTGGGAATGGCGTTCAACAATGCAAGCCTGTACCTGGATTTTTCCCCTGCCTGTCTGCTGATCTGTACGGTGGCGGCATATGCTCTGACCTGCGGCATCCGGTTCCTGGTGGATCGCAGCACAATGACCCAGGGACACTACCGGGTGGTGATTCGATACGGTCCACGGGTCATTGGCATGGAGGCACTGGCGGATTCGGGGAATCTGCTGATGGATCGGTTGTCCGGCAAGCCGGTGATCCTTTGTGGGGGCGCTGAACTGGAACAGCTGGTGCAGTTAGAGGGAAACTTGACGGATCCGGCGGCTTATGCCGCCATGGCAATGCACTGCAAGGGCATGCGGCTGATCCCCTGTGCTACGGTCACGGGCAGTGGCGTAGTGCCGGTGTTTGCACCGGACGAGGTGCTGATCTGTGAGGCGTGCTCCGGTGCGCGCAAGCCGGTGGATGCTTTGATCGGCATCCAGCAGGAGCGGGATGGCGCCATTTTCAATCCGAAATTGCTGATCTGA
- a CDS encoding S1 RNA-binding domain-containing protein, which yields MNKFLPEGYRIQTEENKRAVSTPARLAEAMERGTILEGRVTICDSSHNLWVELPGMQAVIPRKEGAVGIREGTTRDIALISRVNKPVCFVVTELTCDAAGAPLAILSRRIAQERCQAQYLDACRPGDILPACVTHLEPFGCFVDIGCGIPSLIPIDSISVSRISHPADRFTVGQQLRVIFKGREGKKILLTHKELLGTWEENAAQFQPGETVAGIVRSVENYGIFVELTPNLAGLAELKPNVTVGQHASVYIKSILPERMKIKLILVDVFAPSVPEPAELHYFIQDSHMDRWQYASAASTKSMESLFTSSV from the coding sequence ATGAATAAGTTTTTACCTGAAGGCTACCGGATTCAGACCGAGGAAAACAAACGGGCGGTCAGCACCCCCGCACGGCTGGCAGAAGCCATGGAACGGGGCACCATCCTGGAAGGACGGGTCACCATTTGCGACAGTTCCCACAACCTATGGGTGGAACTGCCCGGCATGCAGGCTGTGATTCCACGGAAGGAGGGTGCGGTGGGCATCCGGGAGGGCACCACCCGGGACATTGCCCTGATTTCCCGGGTGAACAAGCCGGTATGCTTTGTGGTTACGGAGCTGACCTGCGATGCCGCAGGAGCACCCCTTGCCATTTTGTCCCGGCGCATCGCCCAGGAGCGCTGCCAGGCGCAATACCTGGATGCATGCCGGCCGGGGGACATCCTCCCCGCCTGCGTGACCCATCTGGAGCCATTCGGCTGCTTTGTGGACATTGGCTGCGGCATCCCGTCCCTGATCCCCATTGACAGCATTTCCGTGTCCCGGATCTCCCATCCCGCCGACCGGTTCACGGTGGGGCAGCAGCTTCGTGTGATTTTCAAAGGCAGAGAGGGAAAAAAGATCCTCCTCACGCACAAGGAGCTCCTTGGTACATGGGAGGAAAATGCCGCACAGTTCCAGCCCGGAGAAACTGTTGCAGGCATTGTGCGCTCCGTAGAAAACTACGGTATTTTTGTAGAATTGACGCCGAATCTGGCAGGACTTGCAGAGCTGAAGCCCAACGTGACCGTGGGACAGCATGCAAGCGTGTACATAAAGTCCATCCTGCCGGAGCGGATGAAGATCAAGCTGATCCTGGTGGATGTATTTGCACCCTCCGTGCCGGAACCGGCAGAGCTGCATTACTTTATCCAGGACAGCCATATGGACCGGTGGCAGTACGCTTCCGCCGCCAGCACAAAATCCATGGAAAGCCTGTTCACTTCTTCTGTATAA
- the sigE gene encoding RNA polymerase sporulation sigma factor SigE yields MIGNLYRRLVQWLTGRGGVYYINGSDTLPPPLSKEAEAEAFARLGTGDAESARQTLIVHNLRLVVYIAKKFESTGIGIEDLISIGTIGLIKAVNTFCPEKNIKLATYASRCIENEILMFLRKTSQYRSEISIDEPLNIDWDGNELLLSDVLGTDEDIVNRGIEAEAEKSVLRQAVDGLEPREKRIMQMRFGLLGGREKTQKEVADEIGISQSYISRLEKKIIRRLKTEMDRV; encoded by the coding sequence ATGATCGGGAATCTTTACAGGCGACTTGTACAATGGCTGACAGGGCGGGGCGGCGTGTATTATATCAACGGCTCGGATACGCTGCCGCCGCCCCTGAGCAAGGAAGCGGAGGCGGAAGCCTTTGCACGGCTCGGGACGGGGGATGCGGAATCCGCAAGACAGACGCTGATCGTGCATAATCTGCGGCTGGTGGTGTATATAGCAAAAAAATTTGAATCCACCGGCATCGGCATCGAGGATCTGATTTCCATCGGTACCATCGGGCTTATCAAGGCAGTGAACACCTTCTGCCCGGAGAAGAATATCAAGCTGGCGACTTATGCTTCCCGGTGCATCGAAAATGAGATTTTGATGTTTCTGCGAAAAACCTCCCAGTACCGGTCAGAGATCTCCATTGATGAGCCACTGAACATTGACTGGGACGGCAACGAGCTACTGCTGTCGGATGTACTGGGCACGGATGAGGACATTGTGAACCGGGGCATTGAAGCAGAAGCGGAAAAGTCCGTGCTGCGGCAGGCGGTGGATGGTCTGGAACCACGGGAGAAGCGGATCATGCAGATGCGGTTCGGATTGCTGGGAGGACGGGAAAAGACCCAGAAGGAGGTGGCGGACGAGATTGGCATCTCCCAGTCTTACATCTCACGGCTGGAAAAAAAGATCATTCGCCGTCTGAAAACAGAAATGGATCGGGTATAG
- the prfA gene encoding peptide chain release factor 1, with product MFEKLQIMEQKFEEISQRLSDPAVTTDIAVYTQLMKEYKNLEPIVQKYRAYKRSAQSMQEARELLDAGSEDPELREMAQAEFETEKEQLAEYAEQLKILLLPKDPNDDRNVIIEIRGGAGGEEAALFANSLYRMYTMYAESRGWKQEVLSANPTELGGFKEISFSITGEGAYSRLKYESGVHRVQRVPETESQGRIHTSTVTVAVLVEADEVELAINPTDLKIDVFRSSGAGGQHINKTESAVRITHLPTGLVVECQDERSQFKNKDRAMMILRSRLYERMQQEQQDKIASQRRMQVGTGDRSERIRTYNFPQGRLTDHRIGLTIYRLEDVMNGNLDEVLDALATADQAAKLAMQQAEGEA from the coding sequence ATGTTTGAAAAGCTACAGATCATGGAGCAGAAGTTTGAGGAAATCAGCCAGCGGCTCTCGGATCCGGCAGTGACCACGGATATTGCTGTGTACACACAGCTGATGAAGGAATATAAGAACCTGGAACCCATCGTACAGAAATACCGGGCATACAAGCGCAGTGCCCAGTCCATGCAGGAGGCAAGAGAGCTGCTGGACGCCGGGTCGGAGGATCCGGAGCTGCGGGAGATGGCGCAGGCGGAATTTGAAACGGAAAAGGAACAGCTGGCGGAGTATGCAGAACAGCTGAAGATCCTGCTGCTGCCCAAAGATCCCAACGACGACCGGAATGTCATCATCGAGATCCGGGGCGGCGCCGGGGGAGAGGAGGCTGCGTTGTTTGCCAATTCCCTGTATCGGATGTATACCATGTATGCGGAATCCAGAGGCTGGAAGCAGGAGGTGCTCAGTGCCAATCCTACGGAGCTTGGAGGCTTCAAGGAGATCAGCTTTTCCATCACCGGTGAGGGTGCCTATTCCCGGCTCAAGTACGAAAGCGGTGTACACCGGGTGCAGCGTGTGCCGGAAACCGAGTCCCAGGGCCGGATCCATACCTCTACGGTGACGGTGGCGGTGTTGGTGGAGGCGGACGAGGTGGAGCTTGCCATCAATCCTACAGATTTAAAAATTGACGTATTTCGTTCTAGCGGCGCCGGTGGACAGCATATCAATAAAACAGAGTCAGCGGTGCGGATCACCCATTTGCCTACAGGGCTTGTGGTGGAGTGCCAGGATGAGCGGAGTCAGTTTAAAAACAAAGACCGGGCAATGATGATCCTGCGCTCCCGGCTGTACGAGAGAATGCAGCAGGAGCAGCAGGACAAGATCGCTTCCCAGCGCCGGATGCAGGTAGGTACGGGGGATCGCTCCGAGCGGATCCGCACCTACAATTTCCCCCAGGGACGGCTGACGGATCACCGGATCGGGTTGACTATTTACCGGCTGGAGGATGTGATGAACGGCAACCTGGATGAGGTGCTGGACGCACTGGCCACGGCGGATCAGGCTGCCAAGCTTGCCATGCAGCAGGCTGAGGGAGAAGCATAG
- the coaE gene encoding dephospho-CoA kinase (Dephospho-CoA kinase (CoaE) performs the final step in coenzyme A biosynthesis.) — MNSLEGVMVVGLTGQTGAGKTTVCKVFERSGFSVINADAIARQVMEKGSRCLQELTDCFQEDILLPDGELNRQKLAQIVFTDSKKLELLNSISYPYITGEILKQIRLSSITGHKLILLDAPTLFESRADDFCELIISVVAKESNRLERIMQRDGLTEEQAYSRMRAQHTENFFKQHSDFIIKNNKNLKNLSDVAKEVSDKIWDYYHTNYHNAK; from the coding sequence TTGAACAGTCTGGAAGGCGTGATGGTAGTGGGGCTGACCGGTCAGACCGGGGCAGGGAAAACCACCGTGTGCAAGGTCTTTGAACGCAGCGGCTTCAGCGTGATCAATGCGGATGCCATTGCCCGTCAGGTGATGGAAAAGGGCAGCCGCTGTCTGCAGGAGCTGACGGATTGCTTCCAGGAGGATATTCTGCTTCCCGATGGGGAACTGAACCGGCAGAAGCTCGCCCAGATCGTCTTTACCGACAGCAAAAAGCTTGAGCTGCTCAACAGCATTTCTTACCCTTACATTACGGGCGAAATTTTGAAACAGATCCGCTTATCCTCCATTACCGGACATAAGCTGATCCTGCTGGATGCACCCACCCTGTTTGAGAGCCGGGCGGATGATTTTTGTGAGCTGATCATTTCCGTGGTGGCAAAGGAGTCCAACCGGTTGGAGCGGATCATGCAGCGGGACGGGCTGACGGAGGAACAGGCATACAGCCGGATGCGGGCACAGCATACAGAAAACTTTTTTAAGCAGCATTCCGACTTTATCATCAAGAACAACAAGAATCTGAAGAATCTCAGTGACGTAGCCAAAGAAGTCTCGGATAAAATCTGGGATTATTATCATACTAATTATCATAACGCCAAATAA
- a CDS encoding DUF951 domain-containing protein: MDIRPKDQLVMKKPHPCGGNVFFVIRSGMDFRLRCTTCGREFLIPRSKIERHIRQVIRPEQDHAAE, translated from the coding sequence ATGGATATTCGCCCAAAGGATCAGCTGGTGATGAAAAAGCCCCACCCCTGCGGCGGAAACGTATTTTTCGTGATCCGTTCCGGGATGGATTTCCGGCTGCGCTGCACAACCTGCGGCAGGGAGTTTCTGATCCCCCGATCCAAAATCGAAAGGCACATCCGGCAGGTGATTCGTCCGGAACAGGATCATGCCGCTGAATGA
- a CDS encoding aminopeptidase produces the protein MSKDKQEKGGKNAAKELKKALFYQKEHGCKRMSESELKKCDKFSEKYKAFLDAAKTEREANAYAIALLEKHGFTEYHTGMKLKAGDKIYRNNRDKAVLAAIIGTEDIAKGVRICAAHIDSPRLDLKQVPLYEDHELALFKTHYYGGIKKYQWTTIPMALHGVIVKADGTKITVNIGEDEQDPVFCVSDLLPHLATEQMKRPLAQGVKGEELNLLVGSRPFLDGEESSAVKLNILHILYEKYGITEADFLSAELEAVPVSKARDVGFDRSMIGSYGHDDRVCAYTALMATADCKDPRYTSVLVLTDKEETGSDGNTGLCSSYLQYFIADLAAAFGQEARTVLSHSRCLSADVNAAFDPTFPDVLDPRNAAFLNYGVVVTKFTGARGKSGTSDASAEFVATIRNLMDENQIIWQTGELGKVDMGGGGTVALYIANMDVDTIDVGVPVMSMHAPMEVVAKIDVYMAYKAFLAFISDKT, from the coding sequence ATGTCAAAGGACAAGCAGGAAAAGGGCGGCAAGAATGCCGCAAAGGAACTGAAAAAGGCACTTTTTTATCAGAAGGAGCACGGCTGCAAGCGCATGAGCGAAAGCGAGCTGAAAAAGTGCGATAAGTTCTCGGAAAAGTACAAGGCGTTTCTGGACGCTGCCAAGACGGAGCGTGAGGCAAATGCTTATGCCATTGCTCTGCTGGAAAAGCACGGCTTTACCGAGTATCACACCGGCATGAAGCTGAAGGCAGGGGACAAGATCTACCGGAACAACCGGGACAAGGCAGTGCTGGCTGCTATCATCGGAACAGAGGACATTGCCAAGGGTGTGCGGATCTGTGCAGCCCACATTGACTCCCCCCGGCTGGATCTGAAGCAGGTGCCCCTGTATGAGGATCACGAGCTGGCTCTGTTCAAGACCCATTATTACGGCGGCATCAAGAAATATCAGTGGACTACCATTCCCATGGCGCTGCATGGGGTAATCGTCAAGGCGGACGGCACCAAAATCACTGTGAACATCGGAGAGGATGAGCAGGATCCGGTATTCTGCGTCAGCGATCTGCTGCCCCACCTGGCAACGGAGCAGATGAAGCGGCCTCTGGCGCAGGGCGTCAAGGGGGAGGAGCTGAATCTGCTGGTAGGCTCCCGTCCCTTCCTGGATGGGGAGGAAAGCAGTGCAGTCAAGCTGAATATTCTCCATATTCTGTATGAGAAGTATGGCATCACCGAAGCGGATTTTCTGTCCGCAGAGCTGGAGGCTGTGCCGGTGAGCAAGGCACGGGATGTGGGCTTTGACCGGAGCATGATCGGCTCCTACGGTCATGATGACCGGGTGTGCGCTTATACCGCACTGATGGCAACAGCGGACTGCAAGGATCCCAGGTATACCTCTGTGCTGGTGCTGACGGATAAGGAGGAAACCGGCAGTGACGGCAACACGGGGCTTTGCTCCTCCTATCTGCAATACTTCATTGCAGATCTGGCAGCAGCCTTCGGCCAGGAGGCACGGACGGTGCTGTCCCATTCCCGGTGTCTGTCGGCGGATGTAAACGCAGCCTTTGATCCCACCTTCCCGGATGTGCTGGATCCCCGGAATGCTGCATTCTTAAACTACGGTGTTGTGGTGACCAAGTTCACCGGCGCCCGGGGCAAATCCGGTACATCGGACGCTTCTGCGGAATTTGTGGCTACCATCCGGAATCTGATGGACGAGAACCAGATCATCTGGCAGACCGGAGAGCTTGGCAAGGTGGACATGGGTGGCGGCGGAACCGTTGCGCTGTATATTGCCAACATGGATGTGGACACCATTGATGTGGGGGTTCCGGTCATGTCCATGCACGCACCCATGGAAGTGGTTGCAAAGATCGACGTGTATATGGCGTACAAGGCGTTTCTGGCATTCATCTCCGACAAAACCTAA
- the glyA gene encoding serine hydroxymethyltransferase — protein MYETMMDTIGFVEKYDAEVGEAMNKELVRQRRNLELIASENIVSPAVMAAMGSVLTNKYAEGYSGKRYYGGCECVDIVEDIAIERAKKLFGAKFANVQAHSGAQANTAVYFALLNPGDTVLGMNLAHGGHLTHGSPVNLSGKYFNFIPYGLGDDERIDYDKVEALAKEHQPKLIVAGASAYPRVIDFARLSEIAKSVGAYLMVDMAHIAGLVAAKQHPSPVGYADVVTSTTHKTLRGPRGGLILTNDEELAKKINKAVFPGIQGGPLMHVIAAKAVCFGEALKPEFTEYQKQVVANAQALANGLVKRGFNLVSGGTDNHLMLVDLRPFDITGKELEHRLDEVYITVNKNAIPNDPQSPFVTSGVRIGTPAVTSRGLGVTEMEQIAEFIYLAAKDFDANADAIRAGVGEICKQYPLYE, from the coding sequence ATGTACGAAACCATGATGGACACCATCGGCTTTGTTGAAAAGTATGATGCTGAGGTCGGCGAAGCAATGAACAAGGAGCTGGTTCGCCAGCGCAGAAACCTGGAGCTGATTGCCAGTGAGAACATTGTTTCTCCTGCAGTTATGGCAGCAATGGGCTCGGTTCTGACCAATAAGTATGCAGAGGGCTACTCCGGCAAGCGTTACTACGGCGGCTGCGAGTGCGTGGATATTGTTGAGGATATTGCCATTGAGCGGGCAAAGAAGCTGTTCGGTGCAAAGTTTGCCAATGTACAGGCACATTCCGGCGCACAGGCGAATACCGCAGTGTACTTTGCTCTGCTGAATCCGGGGGATACGGTTCTGGGCATGAACCTGGCGCACGGCGGTCATCTGACCCATGGTTCTCCGGTGAACCTGTCCGGCAAGTACTTCAATTTCATTCCCTACGGTCTGGGCGATGACGAGCGTATCGACTACGACAAGGTAGAGGCACTGGCAAAGGAGCATCAGCCCAAGCTTATCGTAGCAGGCGCAAGCGCATACCCCAGAGTGATCGATTTTGCACGGCTGTCCGAAATTGCCAAGTCCGTCGGCGCATATCTGATGGTGGATATGGCGCACATTGCAGGTCTGGTTGCGGCAAAGCAGCACCCTTCTCCGGTGGGCTATGCGGACGTGGTGACCTCCACCACCCACAAGACCCTGAGAGGACCCCGTGGTGGTCTGATCCTCACCAATGATGAGGAACTGGCAAAGAAGATCAACAAGGCGGTATTCCCCGGTATCCAGGGCGGCCCGCTGATGCATGTGATCGCAGCAAAGGCAGTTTGCTTCGGCGAAGCCCTCAAGCCGGAGTTTACCGAGTATCAGAAGCAAGTGGTTGCCAATGCACAGGCGCTGGCAAACGGTCTGGTAAAGCGGGGCTTCAACCTGGTATCCGGCGGTACGGACAATCACCTGATGCTGGTTGACCTGCGCCCCTTCGATATCACCGGCAAGGAGCTGGAGCATCGCCTGGATGAGGTTTACATCACCGTCAACAAGAATGCCATCCCCAACGATCCCCAGAGTCCCTTCGTGACCAGCGGCGTGCGCATCGGTACTCCGGCAGTGACCAGCCGTGGTCTGGGCGTCACCGAGATGGAGCAGATCGCAGAGTTCATCTACCTGGCTGCCAAGGATTTTGACGCCAATGCGGATGCGATCCGTGCAGGCGTGGGCGAGATCTGCAAGCAGTATCCGTTGTACGAATAA
- a CDS encoding replication-associated recombination protein A, which yields MTPLADKIRPTTLDEIVGQPHLLAPGKPLRRILERGQVTNMIFYGPSGVGKTTLARIIASNSNMTLYKLNGTSASVGDIKEIIAQTGTLAGCNGILLYLDEIQYLNKKQQQSLLEYIENGSLTLIASTTENPYFAVFNAIISRSTVFEFKPVTAKELEPAVERAFRLMGQELGADCQPEDGVVSYIASGCGGDVRKAVNTVELSVLASETRDGVMPVTLETVQQLTQRSNMRYDRDGDQHYDLLSALQKSIRGSDENAALHYTARLLEVGDLLSLVRRILVIAAEDVGLAYPQAMPIVKACVDAALQLGLPEARIPIAEAVILLATAPKSNSAYLAIDAAAADLQRGTTCEIPRQLQNKHFDGADAKVRGQHYLYPHDYPNHWVKQQYLPDELKDRVYYQFGQNKQEQAARAYKELIQKK from the coding sequence ATGACCCCCCTTGCTGATAAAATCCGCCCCACCACCCTGGACGAGATCGTGGGACAGCCCCATCTGCTTGCCCCGGGGAAACCCCTGCGCCGCATTCTGGAGCGGGGACAGGTGACGAACATGATTTTTTACGGGCCATCCGGCGTGGGGAAAACCACCCTTGCCCGGATCATTGCCAGCAACAGCAACATGACCCTGTATAAGCTGAACGGCACCTCCGCCTCCGTAGGGGATATCAAGGAGATCATTGCCCAGACCGGCACCCTGGCAGGGTGCAACGGAATCCTGCTGTATCTGGATGAGATCCAGTATCTGAACAAGAAGCAGCAGCAAAGCCTGCTGGAGTACATCGAAAACGGTTCCCTGACCCTGATTGCCTCCACCACGGAGAACCCCTATTTTGCTGTGTTTAACGCCATCATCAGCCGTTCCACTGTATTTGAGTTCAAGCCCGTGACGGCGAAGGAGCTGGAGCCTGCGGTGGAGCGTGCCTTTCGGCTGATGGGACAGGAGCTTGGCGCAGACTGCCAGCCGGAGGATGGGGTGGTGTCCTACATTGCTTCCGGCTGCGGGGGGGATGTGCGCAAGGCGGTGAATACGGTGGAGCTGAGCGTGCTTGCATCCGAAACCCGGGATGGAGTCATGCCTGTGACCCTGGAAACCGTGCAGCAGCTGACCCAGCGGAGTAATATGCGCTATGACCGGGACGGGGATCAGCATTACGATCTGCTGTCTGCTTTGCAGAAATCCATTCGGGGCTCCGATGAGAATGCGGCATTGCATTACACTGCTCGTTTGCTGGAGGTAGGAGATCTGCTGTCCCTGGTGCGCCGGATCCTGGTAATTGCAGCGGAGGATGTGGGGCTTGCTTACCCCCAGGCCATGCCCATTGTAAAAGCCTGCGTGGATGCGGCATTGCAGCTTGGCTTGCCGGAGGCCCGGATCCCCATTGCAGAGGCGGTGATCCTCCTTGCTACCGCTCCCAAATCCAACAGCGCATACCTTGCGATTGACGCTGCGGCAGCGGATTTGCAGCGGGGTACCACCTGCGAGATCCCCCGACAGCTGCAAAACAAGCATTTTGACGGGGCGGATGCAAAAGTCCGGGGGCAGCATTATCTGTATCCCCACGATTACCCCAACCACTGGGTCAAGCAGCAGTACCTGCCGGACGAGCTGAAGGATCGGGTTTATTATCAATTTGGTCAGAACAAGCAGGAACAGGCAGCCCGGGCGTATAAGGAGCTTATACAGAAGAAGTGA
- a CDS encoding L-threonylcarbamoyladenylate synthase, producing the protein METELLTPDEAGLQKAAGLIREGQVVGMPTETVYGLAADATNRDAVAKVFAAKGRPMDNPLIVHISSMEELEQAVSRVPELVASLADAFWPGPLTMIMPKSELIPMETSGGLDTVGVRMPSHPVAQALIRIAGVPIAAPSANRSGYPSPTTAQHVLADMQGRIPAILDGGACSCGLESTVVAFDDDRTVRILRPGFVTKEMLLEHVPNVVIDPAIFRQVSASEKVASPGMKYKHYAPNAAVTLVEGSPELFRQFLALQQADGVYALIFDGDAEQFPYPHMTYGGTSIEQGRQLFARLRELDQIGAKTVYVRMPQKDGVGLAVYNRLIRAAGFDIVHLSPRI; encoded by the coding sequence ATGGAAACAGAACTTTTGACCCCGGATGAAGCCGGCTTACAGAAAGCGGCGGGGCTGATCCGGGAAGGACAGGTCGTGGGCATGCCCACGGAAACAGTATATGGACTTGCGGCGGACGCCACCAACCGGGATGCGGTGGCGAAGGTGTTTGCTGCCAAGGGCAGACCCATGGACAACCCTCTGATCGTCCACATCAGCAGTATGGAGGAACTGGAACAGGCAGTCAGCCGGGTGCCGGAACTGGTGGCATCTTTGGCGGATGCCTTCTGGCCGGGACCCTTGACCATGATCATGCCGAAATCGGAGCTGATTCCCATGGAAACCTCCGGGGGACTGGATACGGTGGGGGTGCGGATGCCCTCCCACCCGGTGGCGCAGGCATTGATCCGCATAGCCGGAGTGCCCATTGCCGCCCCCTCCGCAAACCGATCCGGCTACCCCAGCCCCACCACTGCACAGCATGTGCTGGCGGACATGCAGGGACGGATCCCGGCGATCCTGGACGGTGGTGCGTGTAGCTGCGGATTGGAGTCCACAGTGGTCGCCTTTGACGATGACCGGACAGTGCGGATCCTCCGGCCGGGCTTTGTGACCAAGGAAATGCTGTTGGAGCATGTGCCAAATGTGGTCATTGATCCGGCGATCTTCCGGCAGGTTTCCGCCAGTGAGAAGGTGGCTTCTCCCGGTATGAAGTACAAGCACTATGCGCCCAATGCGGCGGTGACCCTGGTGGAGGGTTCCCCAGAGCTGTTCCGGCAGTTTCTTGCCCTGCAGCAGGCGGACGGGGTGTATGCATTGATTTTTGACGGGGATGCGGAGCAGTTCCCTTATCCCCATATGACCTACGGCGGCACATCGATCGAGCAGGGCCGGCAGTTGTTTGCCCGTCTGCGGGAACTGGATCAGATCGGCGCAAAGACTGTGTATGTGCGGATGCCGCAGAAGGATGGAGTCGGACTGGCAGTGTACAACCGCCTGATCCGGGCAGCAGGATTTGATATCGTGCATCTCTCGCCCCGTATCTGA
- a CDS encoding type III pantothenate kinase yields the protein MILTVDVGNTNIVLSVYDQEQRLFTSRMATQASKMEDEYAVDMMNLFRLYGCESASFEGAILSTVVPQLVGVLRRAIDRVCSCRVYVVSSGIKTGLNIKLDNPGVVGADLVCGAVAAKRRYPMPCIIFDLGTATTISALDASGAFLGGSIFPGVQVSLHALSTATAQLPHIDPDAFHDVIIGTNTIDSMRSGVILGNASMMDGMIERYRSVLGQEATVVATGGMAELILPYCKTEGIVLDTDLLSDGLYMLYKLNSKSE from the coding sequence ATGATACTGACTGTTGATGTAGGGAATACCAATATTGTACTGAGCGTGTACGACCAGGAGCAGCGTTTGTTCACATCCCGTATGGCAACACAAGCTTCCAAAATGGAGGATGAGTATGCTGTGGATATGATGAACCTGTTCCGGCTGTACGGCTGCGAGTCCGCATCCTTCGAGGGTGCGATTCTTTCGACAGTGGTTCCCCAGTTGGTGGGCGTGCTGCGCCGTGCCATTGACCGGGTGTGCAGCTGTCGGGTTTATGTGGTTTCCTCCGGCATCAAAACCGGTCTGAATATCAAGCTGGACAATCCCGGCGTAGTGGGGGCGGATCTGGTCTGCGGTGCGGTAGCTGCCAAGCGGCGCTATCCCATGCCCTGTATCATTTTTGATCTGGGCACTGCCACAACCATTTCTGCGCTGGATGCAAGCGGTGCGTTTCTGGGGGGCTCTATTTTCCCCGGCGTGCAGGTATCTCTGCATGCCCTTTCTACAGCCACTGCACAGCTGCCCCACATTGATCCGGATGCATTCCACGACGTGATCATCGGCACGAATACAATTGATTCGATGCGCTCCGGTGTGATCCTTGGCAATGCTTCCATGATGGACGGTATGATCGAACGGTACCGCAGCGTGCTGGGACAGGAGGCAACCGTGGTTGCCACCGGCGGCATGGCGGAGCTGATTCTGCCCTATTGCAAAACAGAGGGCATCGTACTGGACACGGATCTGCTGTCCGACGGGTTGTATATGCTCTACAAACTGAATTCCAAGTCCGAATAA